The DNA sequence AAATACCCACCCTGAATACAGACAAGTTTTATTTGTAGATTCTTCGACAGGGTATAAGTTTGTTTGTGGATCTACATATCAAAGTGAAAAAACAGAAATTTTTGAAGGTCAGGAGTATCCTGTATGTTATGTCAGCGTTTCCTCTTCTTCGCATCCCTTTTTCACTGGAAGTAAGAAATTTGTTGATGCTGAAGGTAGGGTAGATAAGTTCTTGAAACGCTACAGTAATGTCAGACAATCTGTACAGCAGGCGCAGCCCGAAGAAGATAATTTAACTTCTGTTAAGGGAAAGAAAAAAGTTGTAAGTAAGAAAAAGAAGTAAGGCTTTTTCTAACGTTTAATTTTATAGAACGCATTGCGGATCCCAGTGATTTGCAATGTGTTTTCGTTTATAGGCTTTCTCTCTTGCAATGGCTTTTATAATGCGTTATCCTCTTCTAGATGCGTGATAATTTTAAGCAGAAAGCTGCACAATTCTGTTAGTGTTAGAAGGATTTATTCTTTCAAATGTTGCTTATTATCAATTTTCTCTCATTCTTTTAGGGATTCATGAAGAACAAAATTGCCGAATATTTAAACCGGTTAGCAGAAATCGAAATAAAAATTTCAAATCCTGAAATTTTTTCTAATTCTAAAGAGTATACTGCTCTTAGTAAGGAACATTCGTATCTTCTAGAATTAAAAAATGCATACGATAAGATATTGAATTTAGAAAAGGTGCTTTCTGATGATAAGCAGGCCCTAGCTATTGAGAAGGATCAAGAAATGATCGTGATGCTAGAAGAGGGAATTAACGTAAATAAAATAGAGCTAGAGAAATTAAATAAGATATTGGAAAGTTTACTTGTCCCTCCAGATCCTGATGATGATTTAAATGTTATTATGGAATTACGAGCAGGTACAGGAGGTGAGGAGGCAGCCCTTTTTGTTGGAGATTGTGTTCGGATGTATCATCTTTATGCTTCGGCTAAAGGATGGAAATATGAAGTGCTCTCTGTATCTGAATCTGATCTTAAAGGATATAAAGAATATGTTATGGGGATCTCAGGAACTGGAGTTAAGCGTTTACTTCAGTATGAAGCAGGTACTCATCGTGTTCAGAGAGTTCCTGAAACAGAAACTCAAGGACGAGTACATACATCTGCAATTACAATAGCAGTTCTCCCCGAACCCTCAGAAGAAGACACAGAACTCTTCATTAATGAGAAGGATTTAAAAATAGATACATTCAGAGCATCTGGAGCCGGAGGACAGCACGTAAATGTTACGGACTCTGCGGTAAGAATTACTCACTTACCTACAGGGGTAGTAGTCACTTGTCAAGATGAACGTAGTCAACATAAAAATAAAGATAAGGCAATGCGTATTCTTAAAGCTCGGATTCGTGATGCAGAAATGCAAAAAAGACATAACGAGGCTTCTGCTATGCGTTCTGCTCAAGTAGGTAGCGGAGATCGTTCAGAAAGAATTCGCACTTATAATTTTTCGCAAAATCGTGTTACTGATCATAGGATAGGCTTAACTTTATATAGTCTGGATAAAGTTATGGAAGGAGACTTGGATCCAATTACGATGGCCTTGGTTAGACATGCGTATCATCAGTTGCTTGAGCATGGAAATTAAAAAAGTTATTGAAGAGGGTATTGCCTATTTAGATTATTACGGCGTACCTTTATCTCATTCGGAAGCTCTTTATATCCTTATGGATTTGTTAGGACTAAGTTCACGGGCAAAATTGCTAGATCTTTTTGAAATTAATGCATCTATGTTGCACGAATATCAAAACCGACTTGTCATAAGAGCTCGACGGTATCCTACCGCCTATCTTCACGGGAAGACTAATTTTTTAGGGCTAACATTAAATGTAGATTCTAGGGTCCTAATTCCTAGAGCAGAGACCGAGTTGCTTGCTGAGTATATCATTAAGTATCTCATGCTCCACTCTGAGATTCAAACTTTTTATGATATTTGTTGTGGCAGTGGATGTTTAGGACTAGCAATAAAAAAATATTGTCCTCATGTTGATGTTGTACTTTCAGATATTTGTCCTAAGGCTATTGCTGTTGCTAAGATTAATGCAGAAAGTCATGGACTAGATGTCAAAATTCTTCTTGGGGATTTATTTGCTCCCTATGATAGTCCTGCTGACGCTTTTGTATGTAATCCTCCCTACTTGTCCTTTAACGAAATTATTCGTACAGATCCTGAAGTGCGTTGTTATGAGCCATGGAAGGCTCTTATTGGAGGTCCTACAGGATTAGAGTTTTACGAGCGTATAGCTCAAGAATTATTTAAGATTTTGATTCCGAAAGGAGTGGGATGGCTTGAGATTGGTTATAATCAGGGAAAAAGTGTGCAGAATATTTTTTTGAAAAAAGGCATAGGTGGTCGTATTTATCAAGATTTGTCTGGTCACGATAGGATTTTTTTTCTTGAAATGGATCCAAGAGATCCTGTATCCTCAACAATTTATTCTTGATTTTTTCTGGATAAATGATTAATTCTTTGTCGCAAAAGTTATCTTCTATTTTTTCTTCTTTAGTTTCTTCTCGTAGAATTAATGAAGAAAATATTTCTGAGTCTATTCGAGAAGTTCGTTTGGCTCTGTTAGATGCTGACGTAAATTATCATGTCGTTAAGGATTTTATTTCTAAAGTAAAGGAAAAGGTCCTTGGAGAAGAGATTTGGAAGCATATTTCCCCAGGTCAGCAGTTTATACGTTGTTTGCATGAAGAGTTAACCACATTTTTAAGCAATGATGGAGAAAAACTTTTG is a window from the Chlamydia serpentis genome containing:
- a CDS encoding type B 50S ribosomal protein L31, giving the protein MKKNTHPEYRQVLFVDSSTGYKFVCGSTYQSEKTEIFEGQEYPVCYVSVSSSSHPFFTGSKKFVDAEGRVDKFLKRYSNVRQSVQQAQPEEDNLTSVKGKKKVVSKKKK
- the prfA gene encoding peptide chain release factor 1; this translates as MKNKIAEYLNRLAEIEIKISNPEIFSNSKEYTALSKEHSYLLELKNAYDKILNLEKVLSDDKQALAIEKDQEMIVMLEEGINVNKIELEKLNKILESLLVPPDPDDDLNVIMELRAGTGGEEAALFVGDCVRMYHLYASAKGWKYEVLSVSESDLKGYKEYVMGISGTGVKRLLQYEAGTHRVQRVPETETQGRVHTSAITIAVLPEPSEEDTELFINEKDLKIDTFRASGAGGQHVNVTDSAVRITHLPTGVVVTCQDERSQHKNKDKAMRILKARIRDAEMQKRHNEASAMRSAQVGSGDRSERIRTYNFSQNRVTDHRIGLTLYSLDKVMEGDLDPITMALVRHAYHQLLEHGN
- the prmC gene encoding peptide chain release factor N(5)-glutamine methyltransferase codes for the protein MEIKKVIEEGIAYLDYYGVPLSHSEALYILMDLLGLSSRAKLLDLFEINASMLHEYQNRLVIRARRYPTAYLHGKTNFLGLTLNVDSRVLIPRAETELLAEYIIKYLMLHSEIQTFYDICCGSGCLGLAIKKYCPHVDVVLSDICPKAIAVAKINAESHGLDVKILLGDLFAPYDSPADAFVCNPPYLSFNEIIRTDPEVRCYEPWKALIGGPTGLEFYERIAQELFKILIPKGVGWLEIGYNQGKSVQNIFLKKGIGGRIYQDLSGHDRIFFLEMDPRDPVSSTIYS